Proteins encoded by one window of Azospirillum thiophilum:
- a CDS encoding LysR family transcriptional regulator, which yields MSAKLDFRRLRYFVAVCELGSFSRASEFLNVAQSALSQHVASLEQDLGVQLLVRQPRGVSRTEAGDRLHAHARGVLHALEQAELDVVSLARSAVGPVMVGFNYTAMEAIGLPFIRRVAATLTEVKLRVIEAHSEIMHDWMLSGQADIALTLVRPNDDRLEAVPLLDEELVCLGTRAMIGDGGPIDLADVLRLPLIMPGRTAVLQALASDAAVRRAIAEKVHLEIESAIPLKRAVGAGLGVTVQSAALAGDEIASGELVARPVVNPSMGRTLYLVSSRIKTASRAVMEARRLMVDVVREAHATGRWPGRWRDSHLETR from the coding sequence ATGTCCGCCAAGCTGGACTTCCGCCGCCTGCGCTATTTCGTCGCCGTCTGCGAACTCGGCAGCTTTTCCCGGGCCAGCGAGTTCCTGAACGTCGCCCAGTCGGCGCTCAGCCAGCATGTCGCGTCGCTGGAGCAGGATCTGGGCGTCCAGCTGCTGGTCCGGCAGCCCCGCGGCGTCAGCCGGACCGAGGCCGGCGACCGGCTGCACGCCCATGCGCGCGGCGTGCTGCATGCGCTGGAACAGGCGGAGCTCGACGTGGTGTCGCTGGCGCGCTCGGCGGTCGGGCCGGTGATGGTCGGCTTCAACTACACCGCCATGGAGGCCATCGGCCTGCCCTTCATCCGCCGCGTCGCCGCCACCCTGACCGAGGTCAAGCTGCGCGTGATCGAGGCGCACAGCGAGATCATGCATGACTGGATGCTCTCCGGGCAGGCCGACATCGCCCTGACCCTGGTGCGGCCGAACGACGACCGGCTGGAGGCGGTGCCGCTGCTCGACGAGGAACTGGTCTGCCTCGGCACCCGCGCGATGATCGGCGACGGCGGCCCCATCGACCTCGCCGACGTGCTGCGCCTGCCGCTGATCATGCCGGGGCGGACCGCCGTGCTCCAGGCGCTGGCCAGCGATGCCGCGGTGCGGCGCGCCATCGCCGAGAAGGTCCATCTGGAGATCGAATCCGCCATCCCGCTGAAACGCGCGGTCGGCGCCGGGCTGGGCGTGACCGTCCAGTCGGCGGCGCTGGCCGGCGACGAGATCGCCTCCGGCGAGCTGGTCGCCCGGCCGGTGGTCAACCCGTCGATGGGACGCACCCTGTATCTGGTGTCGTCGCGCATCAAGACCGCCTCCCGCGCGGTGATGGAGGCGCGGCGGCTGATGGTCGACGTGGTGCGCGAGGCCCATGCGACCGGCCGCTGGCCGGGGCGCTGGCGCGACAGCCATCTGGAAACCAGATAG
- a CDS encoding Mu transposase C-terminal domain-containing protein: protein MSIQTIVTVAVMPQSKSDHQSATDEEWHEAERRERVVRPLAERERLTQAEVADAAAILGLKRSRIYALVALYREKPVTSALIPPKPGPARGFRCLEPEIESVIEAAIRDYYMTRQHPTVAGLRRHIEHECKARGISTPSVKALRVRIDRQGRKALVKAREGPKAARDQFRPVFGEYVSDHALQVVQIDHTRVDVMVVDEMYRLPLGRPWLTLMIDVASRMVVGFYLTLEAPSATSVAMAMRHAVLPKADWLAERGVAAPWPVAGLPETVHMDNGKDFHSKALERGCREYGIEQQYRPPATPHFGGHIERLIGTMMGAVHLLPGTTFSNIDEKGDYDPERTAVMTLPELETWLAIQIVGVYHASIHSALQLPPMTAWEDTVARRPTPVRHPADPERFLFNFLPFEKRKVTREGIRIFNIHYWDSILSVWAGQSDARMPVKYDPRDLSRVFLQAPDGKHWPIRYRDLRRPRITRWEHLEAMRVLRERGRRSVDEAMIFDAIEAQRMLVAEAAARTKAARQTVQRTAYALAGSEAASATPERREPSPPSPIDDGPPTDQPLMPYDVEEWS from the coding sequence ATGTCGATACAGACCATCGTCACGGTGGCGGTCATGCCGCAAAGCAAATCCGATCATCAATCCGCCACTGACGAAGAGTGGCACGAGGCGGAGCGCCGGGAGCGCGTCGTTCGGCCGCTGGCGGAGCGCGAGCGTTTGACGCAGGCGGAGGTCGCCGATGCCGCTGCCATATTGGGGCTTAAGCGGAGCCGCATCTATGCGCTCGTGGCGCTCTATCGCGAGAAGCCAGTGACGAGCGCCTTGATTCCGCCGAAGCCGGGTCCGGCCCGAGGGTTCCGTTGCCTGGAGCCGGAGATCGAGAGCGTCATCGAAGCGGCAATCCGCGATTATTACATGACACGCCAGCATCCCACGGTGGCCGGGTTGCGGCGGCACATCGAGCACGAGTGCAAGGCGCGGGGCATTTCGACGCCATCGGTGAAGGCTTTGCGTGTCCGCATTGATCGGCAGGGCCGGAAAGCTCTGGTGAAGGCGCGGGAGGGACCGAAAGCGGCCCGTGACCAGTTCCGCCCCGTCTTCGGAGAGTATGTGTCGGATCACGCGCTTCAGGTCGTTCAGATCGACCACACGCGGGTCGATGTCATGGTCGTCGACGAGATGTACCGACTGCCCCTTGGACGCCCTTGGCTGACGTTGATGATCGACGTCGCAAGCCGGATGGTCGTGGGATTTTATCTGACCCTGGAGGCTCCATCGGCGACCTCCGTCGCCATGGCCATGCGGCACGCCGTGCTACCGAAGGCGGATTGGCTGGCGGAGCGCGGGGTGGCGGCTCCCTGGCCGGTCGCGGGGCTTCCGGAAACCGTGCACATGGACAACGGTAAGGACTTCCATTCGAAGGCTCTGGAGCGCGGCTGTCGGGAGTATGGCATCGAGCAACAGTATCGGCCGCCGGCAACCCCGCATTTCGGGGGCCACATCGAGCGGTTGATCGGGACAATGATGGGCGCCGTCCATCTCCTCCCGGGAACCACCTTCTCGAACATCGACGAGAAGGGCGACTACGACCCGGAGAGGACGGCGGTTATGACGCTGCCGGAGTTGGAAACGTGGCTCGCCATTCAAATCGTGGGCGTCTACCACGCCAGCATCCACAGCGCTCTTCAGCTTCCGCCGATGACGGCGTGGGAGGACACCGTTGCCCGGCGCCCCACCCCGGTGCGTCATCCGGCCGACCCGGAGCGGTTCCTCTTCAATTTCCTGCCGTTCGAGAAGCGGAAGGTGACGCGGGAGGGCATCCGGATCTTCAACATCCACTACTGGGACAGCATTCTGAGCGTATGGGCCGGACAATCGGACGCCCGGATGCCGGTCAAATATGACCCACGCGACTTGTCGCGGGTGTTTCTCCAAGCTCCCGATGGAAAGCACTGGCCGATCCGCTACCGCGATCTGCGCCGGCCGCGCATTACACGCTGGGAGCACCTGGAGGCGATGCGGGTGCTGCGGGAACGGGGACGCCGGTCGGTCGACGAGGCCATGATCTTCGATGCAATCGAGGCCCAACGCATGCTGGTCGCCGAGGCTGCGGCACGAACCAAAGCCGCCCGACAAACGGTGCAGCGTACCGCCTATGCACTCGCCGGGTCTGAGGCGGCGAGCGCAACCCCAGAGCGGAGGGAGCCTTCACCACCCTCGCCCATTGACGACGGCCCGCCGACCGATCAGCCCCTGATGCCCTACGATGTGGAGGAATGGTCATGA
- a CDS encoding TniB family NTP-binding protein, with the protein MSEVFEHLHPAYREYACLADHDRIEWIRADRWINHRRAEAALGKLEDLLTYPKRDRMPCLLLFGDVGMGKTKIIRKFVRDHPAVFNEGTGVTTMPVVAFQMPTQPDEGDFYDELLTALGVPQRRAGTVRGARNLCRRLLGEMNARVLIIDEVHAMLAGTYRQQRIFLNTLRFLTNDLRIPLVCAGTDEARMALLTDQQLADRFDALELTHWRDDQAFRDLLASLAAILPLRQRSSLSSVSVSRRVLSMTDGITVRVFRLIETVAIAAIRSGREMIDEESFTAEDLVLPLVSMTVKAQRGMGRKTSVAV; encoded by the coding sequence ATGAGCGAGGTCTTCGAGCACCTTCATCCGGCCTATCGCGAATACGCGTGCCTGGCCGACCATGACCGTATCGAATGGATCCGGGCTGACCGCTGGATCAACCACCGGAGGGCAGAAGCGGCGCTCGGCAAGCTCGAAGACCTGCTCACCTACCCGAAGCGGGACCGCATGCCGTGCCTGCTGCTGTTCGGCGACGTCGGCATGGGCAAGACCAAGATCATCCGCAAGTTCGTGCGGGACCACCCGGCGGTCTTCAACGAGGGAACGGGGGTGACGACGATGCCGGTGGTCGCCTTCCAGATGCCGACGCAGCCGGACGAGGGGGATTTCTACGACGAGCTGCTGACCGCTCTCGGCGTGCCGCAACGGCGAGCGGGAACGGTGCGTGGCGCCCGCAACCTGTGCCGGCGCCTGTTGGGCGAGATGAACGCCCGGGTGCTGATCATCGACGAGGTGCATGCCATGCTGGCCGGCACCTACCGTCAACAGCGGATTTTCCTGAACACGCTGCGGTTCCTGACCAATGATCTGCGCATCCCCTTGGTCTGCGCCGGCACCGACGAAGCCCGGATGGCGCTGCTGACCGATCAGCAGCTTGCCGACCGGTTCGACGCGCTTGAGTTGACGCATTGGCGGGACGATCAGGCATTCCGCGACTTGCTCGCCAGCCTCGCGGCAATCCTGCCGTTGCGGCAACGGTCGTCCCTCAGCAGCGTCTCCGTCAGCCGGCGCGTGCTGTCGATGACGGATGGGATCACGGTGCGCGTCTTCCGGCTGATCGAAACCGTGGCGATCGCGGCGATCCGGAGCGGCCGGGAGATGATCGATGAGGAGAGTTTCACCGCCGAGGATCTGGTGCTTCCGCTGGTTTCCATGACCGTCAAGGCGCAACGCGGCATGGGACGGAAGACTTCGGTGGCGGTGTAG
- a CDS encoding TniQ family protein: MTVGTVLAPTMLPLAPRPMEDELLSSWLSRVACRYDLDGGALRGLLTTPGDDAEAVPTMNGLDYRPAHQEIAALASAARLPAERLSTLALKAANPTWPRHWFAWDWGVLDPTNGTERYADALAPGWCDLCLSEDHAAGRHAYLRRHWVYATVGFCHRHRLPLRHLCPFCQTAHTLRFVPSDGGTRLCCGDCGRSLDEYAAAGPKDTANTGADNDSIGRAWSVVMAFETDLCRALDRRTPNARWMGRSRPKAFIAATEDLIVALMAGQGAYPREHAINAFDSAAFPSPGKFRSKVDLQYWACCVPPARRRSLLAAVVALLLDEETSALLSEPRFGSYRWVASLDWLYRWLRASQKAWLVARSAEWPELPRQRLEKIVDEASVRRSAHHGRKASIQRKKAGGPVALKPFPGKTQGTPPSTSQALGLQDAAHYRRLAEAILSSPEWLAVRHASPAVRRRTLHRLSEAALAASPHSL, from the coding sequence ATGACAGTGGGAACCGTCCTTGCTCCGACGATGCTGCCGCTCGCCCCCCGACCGATGGAAGACGAGCTGCTGTCGTCGTGGCTGTCGCGGGTCGCCTGCCGGTACGACCTCGATGGTGGTGCCTTGCGAGGTCTCCTGACCACGCCGGGTGACGATGCGGAAGCCGTCCCGACTATGAATGGTCTGGATTACCGGCCGGCTCACCAGGAAATTGCTGCACTTGCCTCGGCAGCCCGACTTCCCGCCGAACGTCTTTCGACCCTTGCTCTGAAGGCAGCCAACCCGACTTGGCCGCGCCATTGGTTCGCCTGGGACTGGGGTGTTCTGGACCCGACCAACGGAACCGAGCGCTATGCGGATGCTCTGGCTCCGGGGTGGTGCGATCTCTGCCTGAGCGAAGATCACGCCGCCGGCCGACATGCGTACCTGCGTCGTCATTGGGTGTATGCGACGGTTGGCTTTTGTCACCGACACCGCCTGCCGCTGCGCCATCTCTGTCCATTCTGTCAAACGGCCCACACCCTTCGGTTTGTGCCGTCCGATGGCGGAACCCGACTGTGTTGTGGAGACTGCGGCCGCTCGCTTGATGAGTATGCGGCGGCAGGTCCCAAGGATACCGCCAACACGGGTGCCGACAACGACTCCATCGGCCGCGCGTGGAGTGTGGTCATGGCCTTCGAGACGGACCTTTGCCGGGCACTGGACCGCCGGACGCCCAACGCACGATGGATGGGGCGATCGCGCCCGAAGGCGTTCATCGCAGCGACCGAGGATTTGATTGTGGCGCTGATGGCAGGCCAAGGCGCTTACCCTCGCGAACATGCGATCAATGCATTCGACAGCGCCGCCTTTCCGTCGCCTGGAAAGTTCAGATCGAAAGTCGACCTGCAATACTGGGCATGCTGTGTGCCGCCGGCGCGGCGTCGAAGCCTGCTGGCCGCCGTGGTCGCTCTTCTGCTGGATGAGGAAACCAGTGCCCTGCTGTCGGAGCCCCGCTTTGGATCGTATCGGTGGGTCGCCTCCTTGGATTGGCTCTACCGCTGGCTCCGAGCATCTCAGAAGGCATGGCTGGTTGCTCGGAGCGCGGAGTGGCCAGAGCTTCCGCGGCAGCGGTTGGAAAAGATTGTTGATGAGGCGTCTGTGAGGCGGTCGGCCCACCATGGCCGGAAAGCCTCCATTCAGCGGAAGAAGGCCGGGGGGCCAGTTGCGCTCAAGCCGTTTCCTGGAAAGACGCAGGGCACCCCGCCATCCACATCGCAGGCACTCGGGTTGCAGGATGCCGCCCATTACCGGCGTCTGGCGGAAGCGATCCTTTCAAGCCCTGAGTGGTTGGCTGTGCGCCATGCCTCCCCAGCGGTGCGGAGACGCACGTTGCATCGGTTGTCGGAGGCCGCCCTGGCTGCCTCGCCCCACAGCCTGTAG
- a CDS encoding alpha/beta hydrolase has translation MRDKTLQSTCMAVALILTPLFAGAQENEPLRLDDTTTEPQKVRNHGSQGMLLKADSTIGDILDHPAFSGFARQILPWDGRSYDRSMSVNDIGSLLPYHSHVEPGTVVGALNHMIRDANSGKIIFYDIYTEAEKRAQPAKENTGLFFFRGKPGAPFAVVAPGGGFAYVGSVHEGFPYALDINSRGYNAFVLKYRTGQGGRIATEDLATAVSFIVRNAATLEVGTEDYSLWGSSAGARMAAFIGSYGVAAFNGDNIPKPSAVVIAYTAHADTSSDEPPTFAVVGEQDGIAPPSSMESRVAALHRSGTPVEFHRYPNVGHGFGTGRGTSADGWIRDAVWFWERHMKYRMSK, from the coding sequence ATGAGAGACAAGACACTTCAATCGACCTGCATGGCAGTGGCGTTGATTCTGACACCTCTGTTTGCGGGTGCACAGGAGAATGAACCGTTGCGTCTTGACGACACGACCACTGAACCGCAAAAGGTCCGCAATCACGGCTCTCAGGGGATGTTGCTGAAAGCCGACAGCACGATCGGGGATATTCTCGACCATCCGGCGTTCTCTGGATTTGCGAGACAAATCCTTCCCTGGGATGGCCGTTCCTACGACAGAAGCATGTCGGTCAACGATATTGGATCGCTTCTTCCATACCACAGTCATGTCGAGCCGGGCACCGTTGTCGGCGCGCTGAACCACATGATACGCGATGCAAACAGTGGAAAGATCATTTTCTACGACATTTACACGGAAGCGGAAAAGCGTGCGCAGCCGGCAAAGGAGAATACCGGCCTATTCTTTTTTCGTGGAAAGCCAGGGGCGCCATTTGCGGTCGTGGCACCCGGCGGAGGGTTTGCCTATGTCGGGTCGGTCCATGAAGGGTTCCCATATGCACTCGACATCAACAGCCGGGGATACAACGCCTTCGTTCTGAAATATCGCACGGGCCAAGGTGGCAGGATAGCAACCGAGGACTTGGCAACTGCTGTCTCCTTCATCGTCCGGAATGCGGCGACGCTGGAGGTCGGCACTGAAGATTATTCCCTTTGGGGCAGTTCGGCTGGAGCGCGGATGGCCGCCTTCATTGGGTCATACGGCGTTGCAGCCTTCAACGGCGACAACATACCCAAACCGTCTGCCGTGGTGATCGCCTATACGGCGCACGCTGACACATCATCCGATGAACCTCCCACCTTTGCAGTCGTCGGCGAGCAGGATGGCATCGCCCCTCCATCGTCCATGGAAAGCCGCGTCGCTGCCCTTCATCGGTCTGGCACCCCCGTTGAGTTCCACCGCTATCCAAATGTCGGTCACGGCTTCGGGACGGGCCGCGGGACCAGCGCCGATGGTTGGATCAGAGACGCCGTTTGGTTTTGGGAGCGTCACATGAAATACAGGATGAGCAAATAA
- a CDS encoding aldo/keto reductase produces the protein MQNDNSEKPQGSVGRRDILMVGGGLTLAPLLAGASSTAFAQSANSAAPQTGGSKNRRKLGSLEVSSVGLGVQNMHRTYQTIVPSRPEMINIIRTAYEHGVTFFDTAEAYGPHECERILGEAIAPFRDQVVITSKFGWNIDLQTGARGPGLISRPDHIKLAVDGMLKRLRTDRIDLLYQHRVDPQVPIEDVAGAIKGLKAEGKVLNWGLSEMGINTLRRAHTELPVTAVQSEYSMLWRGPEERVLPVCEELGIGFVPWSPLGVGFLTGAIDERTRFAEGDIRGIESRFSPENLPANLALVRLLGNWAEKKQATKGQIALAWLMAQKSWIVPIPGTTQMPHMLENIGATSISFAPDEISELNAAVAAIKVRGQRLPNAVLAFSDVEAPPRR, from the coding sequence ATGCAGAACGACAATTCCGAGAAGCCACAAGGGTCCGTGGGACGGCGTGACATTCTGATGGTTGGTGGCGGCCTGACCCTTGCGCCGTTGCTGGCTGGTGCATCGTCCACGGCGTTCGCTCAATCAGCCAATAGTGCCGCCCCTCAAACGGGCGGTTCCAAAAACCGCCGCAAGCTCGGCTCGCTGGAGGTCTCGAGCGTCGGCCTCGGCGTTCAGAATATGCACCGCACATACCAGACGATCGTTCCCTCCCGGCCGGAGATGATCAACATCATCCGAACGGCCTATGAGCACGGCGTCACCTTCTTCGACACGGCAGAAGCCTACGGCCCGCATGAATGCGAGCGGATTCTCGGCGAAGCCATCGCACCGTTTCGGGACCAGGTGGTGATTACCTCGAAATTCGGCTGGAACATCGACCTGCAGACGGGTGCGAGAGGTCCTGGGCTGATCAGCCGTCCCGATCACATCAAGCTCGCGGTCGACGGCATGCTGAAGCGACTGCGGACCGACCGTATCGACCTCCTCTACCAGCACCGCGTCGATCCGCAGGTGCCGATTGAGGATGTTGCCGGCGCGATCAAGGGTCTCAAGGCGGAAGGCAAGGTCCTCAACTGGGGCCTTTCGGAAATGGGGATCAACACCTTGCGCCGTGCTCATACCGAACTGCCCGTCACGGCGGTCCAGAGCGAATACTCAATGCTGTGGCGCGGGCCGGAAGAGCGAGTGCTGCCCGTCTGTGAGGAACTGGGCATCGGCTTCGTGCCATGGAGTCCCCTGGGTGTGGGCTTCCTGACGGGAGCGATCGACGAGCGGACCCGGTTTGCCGAAGGCGACATCCGCGGTATCGAGTCGCGCTTCTCGCCGGAGAACCTGCCAGCGAACCTGGCGCTCGTGAGACTGTTGGGCAACTGGGCCGAGAAGAAACAGGCGACGAAGGGCCAGATCGCGTTGGCGTGGCTGATGGCGCAAAAGTCCTGGATCGTCCCCATTCCCGGAACGACGCAGATGCCGCACATGCTCGAAAACATCGGCGCGACCTCGATCAGTTTCGCGCCCGATGAGATCAGCGAACTGAATGCGGCGGTCGCGGCGATCAAGGTGCGCGGTCAGCGCTTGCCGAACGCCGTTCTCGCATTTTCGGACGTCGAGGCGCCTCCGAGGCGTTGA
- a CDS encoding carboxylesterase/lipase family protein has translation MPELRSRMFGMALTIGTLLGAWQGAAAAPDLITATTKGPVQGVARNEVVEYLGIPYAAPPVGDLRWRPPKEHTPWTATRDATSFGPACAQVTLLGVFAGPANNNEDCLYLNVIAPKDVSSSKERLPVLFWIHGGGFVDGAGSDYDASKLAAQGKVVVVTINYRLSLLGFFGHPALNKEGHLFANYGLLDQQSALHWVKDNIANFGGDPDNITVAGQSAGGASAAFNVISPLTKDMFHKTIIQSSASWLAATPMEVAEKKATAFANAAGCGQEDDEATAACLRKLPVDTLMKMSGPPEAFGPYVVTPVADGQIVPSGGASAIESGNFNRMPIMNGSTRDEGNFFAAIPVYHSGKAITEADVEGYVKTVFGGNAGAGGTPPSYPVGTVDKILAQYPSGDYLSPQLRMNAIQSDVMVCRIQHGTHLLAGKVPLYVYEFRDRTAPFMFPKLPDFVPLAYHTADLQYLFPGFRGGDKGVRHELNSQQLQLSDQLVAAWTNFAKTGDPNGEGVTVWPQYTGEPNARTYLAQDIPELSTLSDDVFTADHKCSFWKNLLVYN, from the coding sequence ATGCCTGAACTCCGATCCCGTATGTTTGGAATGGCCCTGACCATAGGAACGCTGCTCGGCGCCTGGCAAGGCGCGGCAGCAGCACCGGACCTCATAACCGCAACGACGAAAGGGCCGGTTCAAGGTGTCGCGCGCAACGAGGTCGTCGAGTATCTCGGAATCCCCTATGCTGCTCCCCCTGTCGGCGATTTGCGCTGGAGGCCACCGAAGGAACACACTCCCTGGACGGCAACGCGGGATGCGACATCCTTCGGCCCGGCCTGCGCCCAGGTCACGTTGCTCGGGGTGTTTGCGGGTCCGGCCAACAACAATGAAGATTGCCTCTACCTCAACGTGATCGCACCGAAAGATGTTTCGTCCAGCAAGGAGAGGCTTCCGGTCCTTTTCTGGATTCACGGGGGCGGATTCGTCGACGGCGCCGGAAGTGACTACGACGCCAGCAAGCTGGCCGCCCAGGGAAAGGTTGTCGTCGTCACGATCAACTACCGGCTCAGTCTGCTCGGCTTCTTCGGCCATCCCGCCCTCAACAAGGAGGGACATCTGTTCGCCAATTACGGTCTGCTGGACCAGCAATCCGCGCTACACTGGGTGAAAGACAATATCGCGAACTTTGGCGGCGATCCCGACAACATCACTGTGGCCGGCCAGTCCGCCGGCGGCGCAAGCGCGGCGTTCAACGTCATCTCCCCCCTGACCAAAGACATGTTTCATAAGACGATCATCCAGAGCAGCGCGTCTTGGCTGGCGGCGACCCCGATGGAGGTTGCAGAAAAGAAGGCAACGGCCTTTGCCAACGCCGCTGGCTGCGGCCAGGAGGACGACGAAGCAACCGCGGCCTGCCTGCGCAAGCTCCCGGTAGACACCCTCATGAAGATGTCGGGGCCGCCCGAAGCCTTCGGCCCCTATGTCGTCACCCCAGTTGCCGATGGTCAGATCGTGCCGAGCGGCGGCGCCTCGGCTATCGAATCGGGTAACTTCAACCGAATGCCGATCATGAACGGCTCGACCCGTGACGAGGGCAACTTCTTTGCCGCGATCCCGGTCTACCACTCCGGCAAGGCGATCACCGAAGCGGATGTCGAAGGTTATGTGAAGACGGTCTTCGGCGGCAACGCGGGTGCGGGCGGCACGCCTCCGTCCTATCCGGTCGGAACCGTTGACAAGATTCTCGCGCAGTATCCCTCTGGCGACTATCTGAGCCCGCAACTGCGCATGAACGCGATCCAGAGCGATGTCATGGTCTGCCGTATCCAGCATGGCACGCATCTTCTAGCGGGAAAGGTGCCGCTTTACGTCTATGAGTTCCGTGACCGCACCGCGCCGTTCATGTTTCCCAAACTGCCTGACTTCGTACCGCTCGCCTATCACACCGCGGATCTTCAGTATCTCTTTCCTGGATTCCGTGGCGGTGACAAGGGCGTTCGGCACGAGCTAAATTCGCAGCAACTACAGCTTTCCGATCAGTTGGTGGCGGCCTGGACGAATTTCGCAAAAACCGGTGATCCTAACGGCGAGGGCGTGACTGTCTGGCCGCAATACACAGGCGAGCCGAATGCCCGGACCTATCTCGCGCAGGACATCCCGGAGCTCTCCACCCTCAGCGACGATGTCTTCACGGCCGATCACAAATGCAGCTTCTGGAAGAATCTTCTGGTCTACAACTGA
- a CDS encoding DUF4405 domain-containing protein, with the protein MSSVLLLRLAFDLSAAGLLLFGFTYWWLGNTAHELAGTAMFLLLIVHNLFNRRFYGTIGQTRRTMRPLFNVAVTLALLVAMVVLLVTSVLISDALSGVMSSFGGFTVRQIHTLAAYWALVIVAVHLGLRWPLIMSVTRAVFGISKPNAVRTWVLRLIAGATAVHGIWSSFELGIGTKLAMQVTLDWWNFEQSVAGFFVHSVAVAGLYMFVTYYAVKWLHRRKQAAVTT; encoded by the coding sequence TTGAGTTCCGTCCTTCTGTTGCGTCTCGCATTCGATCTGAGCGCAGCCGGCCTTCTCCTCTTCGGTTTCACCTATTGGTGGCTCGGCAACACCGCTCATGAACTGGCCGGAACCGCGATGTTCCTGCTGCTGATCGTCCACAACCTTTTCAACCGTCGCTTCTACGGTACGATTGGGCAGACCCGACGGACAATGCGGCCCCTGTTCAACGTCGCCGTTACCCTGGCATTGCTCGTGGCGATGGTGGTGCTGCTTGTCACCAGTGTTCTGATCTCCGACGCCTTGTCGGGTGTCATGTCGTCTTTCGGTGGCTTCACCGTGCGACAGATACACACGCTCGCGGCTTATTGGGCCCTCGTCATCGTCGCTGTCCATCTTGGTCTACGCTGGCCGTTGATCATGAGTGTAACGCGTGCAGTGTTCGGCATTTCCAAACCGAATGCGGTCCGCACCTGGGTGTTGCGGCTGATCGCCGGTGCCACCGCTGTTCACGGTATCTGGAGTTCTTTTGAGTTGGGCATCGGCACCAAACTCGCCATGCAGGTGACGCTCGACTGGTGGAATTTCGAGCAGTCGGTTGCCGGCTTCTTCGTTCACAGCGTCGCAGTCGCCGGCCTCTATATGTTTGTGACCTACTACGCCGTGAAATGGCTGCATCGCAGGAAGCAGGCGGCCGTAACGACATAG
- a CDS encoding cytochrome P460 family protein yields the protein MLKFVKSVAAASVIAGAVSMIGWQVHAETNRVKFPENLDHLVHYTTVRRGNVTEHIMTTPEAMDAVKSGRPIPAGTHFVLVDHRDGELYRYFVMEKGEGFGADYDERRRTADWQFQWFWPDKSVNMQENTARCQSCHRSQADSDFLYTAYRIPRFNGTPVQ from the coding sequence ATGCTGAAATTCGTGAAATCCGTTGCCGCGGCGAGTGTCATCGCCGGTGCCGTCTCTATGATCGGCTGGCAGGTGCACGCCGAAACCAACCGGGTAAAGTTTCCCGAGAATCTCGACCATCTCGTGCATTACACGACCGTGCGGCGCGGCAATGTGACGGAGCATATCATGACGACGCCTGAAGCAATGGACGCCGTCAAGAGCGGACGGCCAATCCCGGCGGGCACCCATTTCGTCCTCGTCGATCACCGCGATGGAGAACTCTACCGCTACTTCGTCATGGAAAAGGGTGAAGGTTTTGGAGCCGATTACGACGAGCGGCGCCGCACGGCCGATTGGCAATTTCAGTGGTTCTGGCCGGACAAGTCGGTCAACATGCAGGAGAACACCGCTCGCTGCCAGTCGTGCCACCGCAGCCAGGCGGACAGTGACTTCCTCTATACTGCTTACCGCATTCCCCGGTTCAACGGCACGCCGGTGCAATAG
- a CDS encoding (R)-mandelonitrile lyase, translating into MKSLVAASISIVLCASSALAQPKTTITVTSPGSQPSSIGAAENFTGAVRVDSRFQGSAPARIGGATVTFEPGARTAWHSHPLGQTLIVTAGSGLVQEWGGSIQEITPGDIVWIPPGVKHWHGASSSNGMSHIAFSEALDGKSVDWMEKVTDEQYRR; encoded by the coding sequence ATGAAGTCCCTCGTCGCAGCAAGCATTTCCATTGTCCTCTGCGCCTCATCGGCGTTGGCCCAGCCAAAAACCACGATTACCGTCACATCTCCTGGATCGCAGCCGTCCTCCATTGGCGCTGCCGAGAACTTTACCGGCGCTGTGCGGGTCGACTCCCGGTTTCAGGGATCCGCACCTGCCCGCATCGGTGGTGCAACCGTGACCTTTGAGCCGGGCGCCCGCACGGCCTGGCATAGCCATCCCCTTGGCCAGACGCTGATCGTTACGGCGGGTAGCGGCCTTGTCCAAGAATGGGGTGGCTCCATTCAGGAGATTACGCCAGGCGATATCGTGTGGATTCCGCCGGGGGTGAAGCACTGGCACGGCGCCAGCTCAAGCAACGGCATGTCGCATATCGCCTTCTCCGAAGCGCTCGACGGCAAGTCGGTCGACTGGATGGAAAAGGTAACGGACGAACAGTATCGGCGATAG